The DNA window ACAATAAGCCCTTGAAGGCAGGTATCTTGCCTTGTAATGTTTGTGTGGCAAGTGCCCAGTGCGGTGCTTTGTACACAGTAGATGATCACTGACACAATGGATGAGTGGGATGTTTGGGGCTGGCTCTAGAAACTTTTCTCTGGGACTCTAGAGCAAGGGAAAATGATGGAAGTGATCCAATTGAAATGCTGGGCTCTCCCGATCGCTAGTCGCTCACCTGTTTGATAATATAAGTTAGCTCCTCAATTTCCACTGCTTTATCATCAAAGAGGGACTTGCGCTTTGCCACTGCAGAGACAAACAAGAAGCCACGACAGGTGAGGTCGAAGACCAGGCTCAGGGAGTATGGTTCCTCCGCCCTCCCAGGTTCACTGCCCCAGTTCTGAAAGGCCCCGGGAACACTCACAGATTGTCAGCTTCTCCAGCTTGGCAAATGTGTTGCTGAGGTCTTTCCCAATGCGCCTGCAAACGAGCATTAATGGGAACACTgcgggaagggaaggagagggcctTTCCCACATTAGCACCAGCACAACCAATCCCAGTCCTCACGGCCAAGGTCACCACAGGCAAGGCTACCTCTCCTCAGACACTGGTCATCCCACCACATAACTTCTCTCAACTCACTTGGCCATGAGGGTGAATTCACTGCGCTGCCGGACAGCACGCAGAGCTGGCTTGTTTGTCTGGATTCCATTCTGAAAAGCAACGTCAAGAGGTAAAACTTTAGTTTTCCCTCCCCATTTCCAGCTTTCACTGTTCCTCAGGTGTCTACTAAACTCACCCTCTAACACTAGCGGCATCCTCCACCAGACGGTCCATACAggtagacctgggttcaaatctaggTGCCACCTCTTACTACATGGGGGGTttggggcaagttgcttaaacCATTCTGAATCTctacttcctcttctgtaaaatgaagacaatccACACCCCTCTTGTTCTTGCTGAGATTAAAAAACCTaagggttgggacttccctggtagtccagtggataagactcagcgctcccagtgcagggggccggggttcgatccctggtcagggaactagatcccacatgccgcaactaagagtcgcatgccgcaactaagacccaacgcagccaaaaacaaataataagataaatatataaattttaaaaaattaaaaaaaaaacctaagggtTGTAAATTATTTTAGCCAAATACCAGGTCCATtctaagcactaaataaatggtaACTAGTATTACCATTCTATTCCTCCAATCCGGGAATCAGAGAGGATAAACGTAAAACTCATGGAGATCGTACAGAAGAGCAGCTAACAAGAGCtgaccaataaaaatattttaaattacatttattcaGGTTCCACTTGGATTCAGAAAGTCTGGACCAAgacaaatctaatttttaaaaaagcactccAAAGTGGTTTTGATTAGAACTACTTATTTAGAAAccttccttcattttacagatacaaaACCTGGGGTCCAACTAGATTAACTTCTGTGTTGTCACAGAGAAAACGTGGTAAAATTATACTGGAACTAGAATTCAAAGGGCTTGTCTCTGAGCTAAAAGCTCTTTCGAGAACCTGTTTCTTATCCAAACCAAATATACTTGCAGCCACCTCTTGCCCTGAGATATTCCTTCCAGAATACCAACCCTACGCTCAGGGAATTCctgatttaataataataaaaaaaagccTAGATCCTTGCCTCTAGATTAGCTAGCCCACATCTTCTCTGTTGCTTGGGAGATCCTACCACCCTCCCCAAGATGGACCAGTTCTCCATCGGGCTCCCCCAAGAATTACTTCACACAACGGTGCTAGAGCACCGCCTCTCCCAGGTCTGAGTAAGAGTCGCTCTTGCCTTTCCCACTCCAGGTCCTTACCTGACGGCTCTGCAGGGACTTGCAGGCAGACAGGAACTCCTGGGTCCGATCCCGGCAGGACATGGTGTCGGGAGGGGGAGGGACCAGGGCCACTGGGGGGGGCAGAGGGGCGATGTCGCTGCTGCTACTGCCAGCAGTTGCAGGGGACAGGACCTGTGTCTTTGAGAGACCCAGGTAGACACCCTGATCCGTGTTCTTAGATCCGTAGCGTTTCCGCGGGATCATTGAGACGCATAACCTTGGACTGTGGTGGAGGGGAGAGTGTCATTCCCCAGGCAGCCTCCTTCCCCACAAATCCCCCCAACCAGCAGATCCTCGGGGCCCCTCTGCACTTGGCACGGACTTTCGCGCCCGAAGCCTCCCGCAGATCCTGGGGCCGAACCGCAGCGGGCAGGATCCCGCTTCTTCTCTGGCCCAAGCCGTCCCGCTCCTCAGACTCTTCTCCCAACTTGGTTCTGGCGGCCAGAGCGCGGGCCGGGCCCTGAAGTAGAGGCAGGGCCAGAGCCAGGtcctgtggctccgaagctccagCCCGGCCCGTGCAACTGCCCTAGGCCCTAACTGGGCCCTCTCGTATCCACGGGTTCCTCCGATTCGTCAGGGAGAAACGGTGACGGACCTCCTGAGAGGGACACACTTCGGTGGGCGGAGGGGGGAAATCTCTAGGTGTTTATTAGAAGCAGGAAGTACCACCCTCGATTCGCCTAAGTCCCACCGTCTGGAGGACTGCAACCACTGATTAGCTAAGGCCGACGTCTTTCTCAACAGGGGCTTTCCTGATTGGACGGCGACGTATTCGCTCACTTCGAGCCGGGCCGGCAGGACCTGCCCGCTTGCCCCTGgttcccttccccccagcccgcACCGTCCCCGGAAAGAACTGTCCAGAGCAGACACTGCGGTCAGACCCCTCTTAGAGCGTGTCCTACCTCCTCTCTGCCGCctggcgccgccgccgccaccgccactGCCACAATCCCTCGGGTCGTCACCGCCTTCTCCCCGGGAACCGAAGCCGCCGAAACCCGACCAAAGACTAGAAGCCGCCACGTCACCCACACGTAACCCCACCCCCGGAGACGAGAGGGCGGTGCCACGCCTTTTCAAGCCCGGCGACCCAAGAGACACGCCCCTCCACCCAAACGCAAATGCAACTCCGCTCTCCCATTGGCTAGGCCGCAACCGTGGCCCCGCCCCCAAGGAACGGGGGCTGCGGGCCCAAGGGGCTGGGCCAGCCTCGGGGGAGGAGCCTTAAAGAGCCCGCAGCACTGGTGGTGCCCGCGCCCTGTGCGCGCAAAGCGAGCCTTGGAGGCAGAAGCTCTCAGGCAGGTACAAGTTAGAAACTTTATTCtctggagggaggctggggcgGACTGAGAACAAGGCTGGGGTCACCCCTTCTCCGGCTCCTCCTGGATCCCCTCCCGGTTGCACTCCTGGAACGTACACGCCTGCTTTGGATTCTGGACTGATTGCCTCTTGTTTGACCGCGAGGAGCCCCGACGGCTGAACAGGGAGAGCCGCCGCCACAGCACAGTGATCAGAAGCCTTTCGTGCGACCTGAGATTCCGGTTTTCCGCCGAGTCTGCATCGACCCCTTCTTTGCCTGCGAGGATGCGAGGCCGCTGAGCTCTACCCTCCCCAGTCCAACCTCCGGGTGGTCCATCCCGCACTGCCGGCTCCCTGGGCACCCTTGTGTCTCCGGTCCCACCTTCCTGAACTTCCTCTGACCCGGCCTCCTTGGCCTGCTCATCCGAAGTCTGAAAGTCCTTGCCCATGGCCCCACGCGCGGCCTCCGCACTCGGTTCCACCCACGCCAGCCCGCCTACTCCCGGCGCTGCTTTTGTGACGTCAGATACCCCCCCATCACCCCAGCTCAGGGAGCAGCCTTCACTCTTTCCTTTCTGCCAACACGAAAAGCTCAGGGTCGTGGTGCGTATTAAGCTGTTTATTTACAACGTGAGCACAAGCTCTTCAGGAAGCTGGTGGACCCAGGCcgcttcttctttctctgtctggtttggAGGGCGCCTTGGGACTGCTCCAAATCGGGGAGTTTCCGCTTGGCAGCTGCCTCCAAGGAAGCCCAGAGTTcatctgtctctgtgtcttctgAGGGCACCTTGTTGGGCTCTTGAGGCTCTTGCGGTTCATCCTGGTGAGTGGGAGAAGAGCTTAGGAGTCAGACCCACAGGGAAGGGGAATAATTCCTCCAGGCACCACCCCTTTTACTTCCTGCTCCTGGAAACCATGTCCATCCATGCGCCCATTTCACCCTTGGCAGTAACTCTTCTAGGACTACACTTGGCAGATGGATGGACAGTCCCAGGTCTGAGTTCCAGctgcttccctttcctcttcacaGGGAAGTCCTCACACCTGTGCCCTTAGCTCCCACATTCCCAGACCCAACTGCTTACCTCCCAGTTATCCCTGCCTGACAGCAGGAGGCAGTTCAGTTGAGATTTGAGGTAAACCTGCAAAAGATGAGGGACCTTAATGGGCCAAGcctgcagaaatagaaacatgAATCCGGGGCACAGGAGGCAGCAGGCTCTCACCTTATGGTCCAGGCCCCGTGGATTCCGGATCCTGTGTACCCTCAAGACTCTGTCCAAGCCACAGGAGGCTAGAAGGGGCTTTGAAGGGTGGCACTGCAACCCTCGGACGCTGCCCGCCAGCCCCTTCAGACAGACCAGTAGGCGCCCTAGAGAAGGCGGTAGGAATCAGTGCTAGCTGGCCAGccaacaaccatttattgagtgtttactgttCATATCACTTTATGTTTCAACATTTAATCCTCGTTTAACATAACGCTGAGATGGCAATTACCATTAATAGCTCCATTTTTCAGGTGAAGGAACTAAGGCACAGGGAATTGACAAAGTAAtctgtctaaggtcacacagcttttggcagaaccaggatttgaacccgggcAATCTGGCACCTGAAAGAGGGCTCAACAGCTCCACTGCACCTTGTCAGAGGGAATcttgcccttcctccccaccccttcccctcccgcAAGGCTCCCTAGTCCACTCACCCTGCCGAAGGTCAATTTCTGCCAGCTGCCCATGAGTGTTCCCCACAATCACCGAACTGAGGAGATCAGAGGCACATGGGGTCAGCAGGGACCCCCTGGAGTCCTTCCCAAGCCTCACTTTGCCCTCTAAACACTTACTTGCCCCCAGGAGTGAGGGTCATGGCTGTCAGTGGGTACTCTCCGTAGGTGGCCTCGAGGACCGGCCTGCGCTGGGGGGAGGCTGGATCATAGACACGGACCTGGAGGAAGACTGAGGCATCACCAACAGTACTCTCACTCCACATACCCCCTCTGGCTCCTCCACATCTTCATCCCCTCCTCATACACTGCTTTGTTGACAACCCACTCTTTCAGGGAAACTCTCATTTGAAATGCACCCCTCTTCTCTGTGTGTTGGGGGTAGAGGAGAGACAGCTGCTAAGGAGCATGAACATACAGGGCTGAGGAGAGAGGTACCCCGGCCTGGAGGCGGCAGCATTCCCATGGTCTGCATGCATGAGCACTCCATCCCCCCGTACTCCCCTCTCGGGATGGAAAAGCAAGTCAGTCCAACTGTCACAGTTGCTGAATTTCAAGCAGAGAAAGACGTTAAGTCTgaacagggaggagagaggaagcccTCATATGTGTTCTGAGCAGAGGTGTATCACCAATAGCAGACTTCAATGTGCAGGAGCAAAGGAAACAGGGCAAATACAGCCACCCAGGCCTGCCTGGGTCTTAGAACTTCAAATAAGaccagctgggggcttccctggtggcgcagtggttgagaatctgcctgccgatgcaggggacacgggttcgagccctggtctgggaagatcccacatgccacggagcaactgggcccgtgagccacaactactgagcctgcgcgtctggagcctgtgctccgcaacaagaaaggccgcgacagtgagaggcctgtgcaccgcgatgaagagtggcccccacttgccgcaactagagaaagccctcgcacagaaacgaagacccaacacaccccaaaataaataaattaattaaaaaaaaaaaaaaaaaaaaaaaaagaccagctgggaattccctggcagtccagtggttaggactccgtgcttccactgtagggggcacgggtttgatccctggtcggggaattaagatcccgcatgcagcgcAGGGCagtcaaaaaaagagagagagagagagagccattGAAAAGATCCCCATGTGGACCTTTCCCGTAAAGCTGAGGAGCTGAGGCCAGTTAGTAGAGGGTCAGGCTTGGGTCCGAAAGCAAATCAGAGGCTGCATCAGGACCAGAACTCAGTTCTCTTGATACCCAGCCCACGTCTTCTCATGACACCTGAACCATGTGATTCTACTATGAAGGGGAcactcccttcttttctcttccaggtgGGAGTTAAAGGAAGAATCACAGTTCAGGGAGCTCCTTCCTAGAATGTAGTAGAGAAGGTCACCGGCTCAGCCATTGGGCTGGAACAGACGGGGGAAGTCGTCCCTCTTCTGGGAGCTCAGGGATGGAAGAAGGATGGCAAGCAGGGTGGCTGTGCCGAATGGTGGGGACCGAGCCTGCACAGCAAGGCTGTTTCTCCAGGAGGCTGCTTAAGCCCAGAAAGAGATAGGGGTGGGGTGGTGCCTCACCTGGTGGTACCCTGTACAGGTGACGAGCTTCTGTGACTCAGGGAGGAACTGTATGTCCTGGTCCCAGATGGGAACCCGCAGGTCGAGCCAATCATTCCGTACCTGGTAGGGTGGGTAGACGGGGGACAGGGTTGTGGAGGGCTCAGtgtgccccctcctcctgccttctaTCATTATCCCCTAAAGCCCAGCTGGTCTCTGACATAGTCAGTGGCCTCAGACTCCCTGGACCTCGgaaccagcccctccctgccccccatcacTCACGTTCTTGGCCCTGAACACAGGCTCCTCAGAACCCTGCAGGTCCCACACCTTCAGAGCATTCTCCTTCCCACCTGTGGCAACAATGTGGGGGCGCGCTGGGTCTTGGCGCATCCTACACACCCCAGGGCCCACCCTCAGTTCCAAGAGCTGAAAACAATGGAAGATGAGAGGGGAGATGAGGGTCGGTTCCAGATCCTTACTCCTCCTCCCGCAAAGCCTTCAGTTGGCTCCTACCCTGGGCACCACCTTCCCCAACCATCAGGATCAGGACAGGGGAACCTCACAGGGTCAGAGGATGCCTCCTTGTCATTGTCATGCCAGACTCGAAGAATCCCAGAATCCACACATGTGATGAGTGTGCTGCTGGCAAAGGGAGGATAGAGTTAGGGTTAAAAAAAGGAGCGGGGTTGTTCTCTGGCCTCAGTCGGCCCACCCCTAAATTCATATGAACTAGACGCCCTCCTACCAGCCCTgttccttgtttaaaaaatatttattgggcttccctggtggtgcagtggttaagaatctgcctgccaatgcaggggacacgggttcgagccctggtctgggaagatcccacatgccgcggagcaactaagcccgtgagccacaactactgagcctgcgcgtctggagccagtacagcaacgggagaggccacgacagtgagag is part of the Balaenoptera musculus isolate JJ_BM4_2016_0621 chromosome 8, mBalMus1.pri.v3, whole genome shotgun sequence genome and encodes:
- the LOC118899605 gene encoding testis-expressed protein 54-like, whose product is MGKDFQTSDEQAKEAGSEEVQEGGTGDTRVPREPAVRDGPPGGWTGEGRAQRPRILAGKEGVDADSAENRNLRSHERLLITVLWRRLSLFSRRGSSRSNKRQSVQNPKQACTFQECNREGIQEEPEKG
- the WDR74 gene encoding LOW QUALITY PROTEIN: WD repeat-containing protein 74 (The sequence of the model RefSeq protein was modified relative to this genomic sequence to represent the inferred CDS: deleted 1 base in 1 codon); amino-acid sequence: MVKLLFRSPPRSTRSDSARGLVTQLLRRKCEPWAPGLSYGRCGSTLEPVWVGTDTGILKGVNLQRKQAANFTPSGQPRREEAVSALCWGAGGETQILVGCADGTVKHFSTEEGRFQGQSEHCPGGEGMFRGLAQVDGTLITCVDSGILRVWHDNDKEASSDPLLELRVGPGVCRMRQDPARPHIVATGGKENALKVWDLQGSEEPVFRAKNVRNDWLDLRVPIWDQDIQFLPESQKLVTCTGYHQVRVYDPASPQRRPVLEATYGEYPLTAMTLTPGGNSVIVGNTHGQLAEIDLRQGRLLVCLKGLAGSVRGLQCHPSKPLLASCGLDRVLRVHRIRNPRGLDHKVYLKSQLNCLLLSGRDNWEDEPQEPQEPNKVPSEDTETDELWASLEAAAKRKLPDLEQSQGALQTRQRKKKRPGSTSFLKSLCSRCK